The following proteins come from a genomic window of Coregonus clupeaformis isolate EN_2021a chromosome 2, ASM2061545v1, whole genome shotgun sequence:
- the ubr5 gene encoding E3 ubiquitin-protein ligase UBR5 isoform X5, with product MTSIHFVVHPLPGTEDQLNDRLREVSEKLNKYNFNSHPHLNLLEQATLKQCVVGPNHAGFLLEDGRVCRISFAVQPDRLELTKPDGNDGSKLSGSGSGTGRSSRPGRTSDPPWFLSGSDTLGRLAGNTLGSRWSSGVNGGSGGGGGGGGGGGGGGSSSVGGAGGGGVGGAVSGGGGGGSSGRSSTAARDSRRQTRVIRTGRDRGSGLLGSQPQPVIPASVIPEELISQAQVVLQGKSRSVIIRELQRTNLDVNLAVNNLLSRDDEDGDDGDDTASESYLPGEDLMSLLDADIHSAHPSVIIDADAMFSEDISYFGYPSFRRSSLSRLGSSRVLLLPLERDSELLRERESVLRLRERRWLDGASFDTERGSTSREGEPSLDKKNIPVQSPVSLGEELQWWPDKDGVKFVSIGSLFSELVAVSSKGELYQWKWSEPEPYRNTQNPSIRHPRVSFLGLTNEKITLLSANSIRATVATETNKVATWMDDTLSSVASKLEHSAQTYPELQGERIVSLHCCALFTCAQLESSLYWWGVVPFSQRKKMLEKARAKNKKPKSSAGISSIPNITVGTQVFVSSLQVCLRNNPLYHAGAVAFSVNAGIPKVGLLLESVWNMNDSCRFQLRSPESLKNMDKTTKTQEIKTESKPELVKTEMGPPPSPASTCSDTSSIASSASLPYKRRRSTPAPKEEEKVNEEQWPLREVVFVEDVKNVPVGKVLKVDGAYVAVKFPGTSSSVSTQPSQPSAAAPITDSDPSSLLQDCRLLRIDELQVVKTGGTPKVPDCFQRTPKKLCIPEKAEILAVNVDSKGVHAVLKTGNWVRYCIFDLATGKAEQENNFPTSNLAFLGQSERNVAIFTAGQDSPVILRDGNGTIYPMAKDCMGGIRDPEWLDLPPIASLGMGVHSLANLPTNSTIKKKAAIIILAVEKQTLMQHVLRCDFEACRQYLVNLEQAVLLEQSPHVLHSFLGHRCDGNRNILHACVSVCFPVSNKETKEEEEAERSERNTFAERLSAVEAIANAISVVSSNSSGNRTGSSSSRGLRLREMMRRSLRAAGLGRHESGPSSSDHQDPVSPPIAPPSWVPDPPPMDPDGDIDFILAPAVGSLTTASTGTSQGPSTSTIPGPSSEPSVVESKDRKANAHLILKLMCDSMVLRPHLRELLSAKDARGMTPFMLAVSGRAYPAAITVLEAAQKMAKVGDPGMTEKVNAETVFMEMICPSGTNPDDSPLYVLCCNDTCSFTWTGAEHINQDIFECRTCGLLESLCCCTECARVCHKGHDCKLKRTSPTAYCDCWEKCKCKTLIAGQKAARLDLLYRLLTTTNLVTSPNSRGEHILLFLVQTVARQSVEHCQYRPPRIREDRNRKAANAEDSDMPDHDLEPPRFAQLALERVLQDWNALKSMIMFGSQENKDPLSASSRIAHLLPEEQVYLNQQSGTIRLDCFTHCLIVKCAPDITFIDTLLGTLVKELQNKYTPGRREEAIVVTRRFLRSVARVFVILSVEMASSKKKNNFIPQPIGKCRRVFQALLPYAVEELCNVAESLIVPVRMGIARPTAPFTLASTSIDAVQGSEELFSVEPLPPRPSPDQSSNPSQTASSYIIRNPQPRRSSQSQPVRGGRDEEQDDIVSADVEEVEVVEGVAGEEDHHEDQEEQGEENAEAEGQHDEHDEDGSDMELDLLAAAETESDSESNHSNQDNASGRRSVVTAATAGSEAGASSVPAFFSEDDSQSNDSSDSDSSSSQSDDVDQETFLLDEPLERTTTASHANSAAQAPRSMQWAVRNTPSQRATGSAPSSSSTPAASSTGLIYIDPSNLRRSSAISTSAAAAAAALEASNSSSYLTSASSLARAYSIVIRQISDLMSLIPKYNHLVYSQYPAAVKLTYQDAVNLQNFVEEKLIPTWNWMVSIMDSTEAQLRYGSALSSAGDPGHPSHPLHASQHSARRERMTAREEASLRTLEGRRSGRAATLLTVRQGMMSARGDFLNYALSLMRSHNDEHSDVLPVLDVCSLKHVAYVFQALIYWIKAMNQQTTLDTTQMDRKRNREILELGLDNEDSEHENDEDTNQSSMLQDKEDDPVPAETGQNHPFFRRSDSMTFLGCIPPNPFEVPLAEAIPLADQPHLLQPNARKEDLFGRPSQGLYSSSYTASKGLAEATLDRSCLEVNMGSSQILPTKMSYSANLKNVMSMETSQRGREDQPMDQELVAPKPGPSPHDLAAQLKSSLLAEIGLTESDGPPLPSFRPHCSFMGMVISHDMLLGRWRLSLELFGRVFMEDVGAEPGSILTELGGFEVKESKFRREMEKLRNLQSRDLALEVDRDRDQLIQQTMRQLNTHFGRRCTTTPMAVHRVKVTFKDEPGEGSGVARSFYTAIALAFLSNDKLPNLDCVQSVSKGMQASSTCHHDYNSSMTLNLMQRLRNRDRERERRSGGLRAGSRRDRDRDSRRQLSIDTRPFRPASEGNPSDEPDPLPAHRQALGERLYPRVHAMQPAFASKITGMLLELSPAQLLLLLASEDSLRARVEEAMELLIAHGRENGADSILDLGLLEAPEKAQQQENRKRHGSTRSVVDMELDDPEDGDDNAPLFYQPGKRGFYSPRPGKNTEARLNCFRNIGRILGLCLLQNELCPITLNRHVIKVLLGRKVNWHDFAFFDPVMYESLRQLIRHSQAGEAEAVFAAMDLAFAIDLCKEEGAGQVELLSGGVNMPVTPLNVYEYVRKYAEHRMLVVAEQPLHAMRKGLLDVLPKNALEDLTAEDFRLLVNGCGEVNVQMLISFTSFNDESGTKTLARIHKESQRENADKLLQFKRWFWSIVEKMSMTERQDLVYFWTSSPSLPASEEGFQPMPSITIRPPDDQHLPTANTCISRLYVPLYSSKQILKQKLLLAIKTKNFGFV from the exons TTCAAAGTTGAGTGGCAGTGGTTCAGGGACAGGAAGGAGCTCCAGGCCAGGCAGGACTAGTGATCCTCCCTGGTTCCTGTCTGGCTCTGACACACTGGGCAGACTGGCAGGCAACACCCTTGG GAGTCGCTGGAGCTCCGGGGTGAATGGTggatcaggaggaggaggaggaggaggcggtggtggtggtggtggcggcaGCAGCAGTGTAGGAGGTGCagggggaggaggtgtaggaggAGCTGtcagtggaggaggtggtggaggctcTTCCGGGAGGTCGTCTACAGCTGCCCGGGACTCAAGACGTCAGACCAGGGTGATCCGCACGGGGAGGGACCGGGGCTCTGGTCTCCTGGGCAGCCAGCCCCAGCCTGTCATCCCTGCCTCGGTCATCCCAGAGGAACTCATTTCCCAG gcTCAGGTGGTCCTCCAGGGGAAGTCTAGGAGTGTGATCATCCGGGAGCTCCAGAGGACCAACCTGGATGTCAACCTGGCCGTTAACAACCTGCTGAGCAGAGACGATGAGGACGGGGACGATGGAGATGACACAGCCAGCGAGTCCTACCTCCCTGGAG AGGACCTGATGTCTCTGCTGGATGCTGACATCCACTCAGCCCACCCCAGTGTCATCATCGACGCTGACGCCATGTTCTCTGAGGACATCAGCTACTTTGGCTACCCCTCCTTCAGACGCTCCTCCCTGTCCCGCCTGGGCTCCTCGCGAG TTCTCCTTCTTCCCTTAGAGCGCGACTCAGAGCTGTTGCGTGAGCGCGAGTCTGTGTTGAGGTTGCGGGAGCGGAGGTGGCTGGATGGGGCCTCGTTTGACACGGAGAGGGGCTCCACCAGCCGCGAGGGGGAGCCCAGCCTGGACAAGAAGAACATACCCGTccagagccctgtctctctgggcGAGGAGCTGCAGTGGTGGCCTGATAAG GATGGTGTGAAATTTGTGAGCATCGGGTCCTTGTTCTCTGAGCTGGTAGCAGTGAGCTCTAAGGGGGAACTCTACCAGTGGAAGTGGAGTGAACCAGAACCATACAGAAACACGCAG AACCCTTCTATCCGCCACCCCCGGGTGTCCTTCCTGGGCTTGACCAATGAGAAGATCACCCTGCTGTCTGCTAACAGCATCAGAGCCACCGTGGCCACAGAGACCAACAAGGTGGCGACCTGGATGGATGACACCCTGAGCAGCGTGGCGTCCAAGCTGGAACACAGTGCCCAGACCTACCCTGAGCTTCAGGGGGAGCGCATTGTGTCTCTGCACTGCTGTGCCCTCTTCACCTGCGCCCAGCTGGAGAGCAGCCTGTACTGGTG GGGTGTTGTGCCTTTTAGTCAACGGAAAAAGATGCTTGAAAAGGCTAGAGCCAAGAACAAGAAGCCAAAGTCCAGTGCCGGCATCTCCTCAATACCCAACATCACTGTGGGAACGCAG GTGTTTGTGTCCTCTCTCCAGGTGTGCCTGAGGAATAACCCCCTCTACCACGCCGGTGCCGTGGCGTTTTCTGTCAACGCTGGGATCCCCAAGGTGGGACTGCTCCTCGAGTCTGTCTGGAACATGAATGACAGCTGCAGGTTCCAGCTGCGATCGCCAGAGAGCCTCAAGAACATGGACAAGACCACCAAGACCCAGGAGATCAA AACGGAGAGCAAGCCGGAGTTGGTAAAGACTGAGATGGGGCCCCCTCCCTCCCCGGCCTCCACCTGCAGTGACACCTCCTCCATTGCTAGCAGTGCCTCGCTGCCCTACA AACGAAGACGCTCAACCCCGGCTCCcaaagaggaggagaaggtgaaCGAGGAGCAGTGGCCTCTTCGGGAAGTGGTGTTTGTGGAGGATGTTAAAAATGTCCCTGTGGGAAAG GTGCTAAAAGTGGATGGTGCGTATGTAGCTGTGAAGTTTCCAGGGACGTCAAGCAGCGTGAGCACACAGCCGAGTCAGCCTAGTGCTGCGGCTCCCATAACTGACTCTGACCCCTCCTCACTGCTGCAGGACTGTAGGCTGCTCAGAATAGATGAGTTACAG GTGGTAAAAACTGGTGGAACACCTAAAGTTCCAGATTGCTTCCAGCGCACACCTAAAAAACTCTGCATCCCAGAGAAAGCTGAGATTCTGGCTGTGAATGTTGACTCCAAAG GAGTCCACGCAGTGCTGAAGACAGGTAACTGGGTGAGGTACTGTATCTTTGACCTGGCCACAGGCAAAGCAGAGCAGGAGAATAACTTCCCCACCAGTAACCTAGCCTTCCTGGGGCAGAGTGAACGCAACGTGGCTATCTTCACCGCAGGACAG GACTCTCCAGTCATCCTTCGGGATGGGAACGGCACAATTTACCCAATGGCCAAAGACTGTATGGGTGGGATCCGAGACCCTGAGTGGTTGGACCTGCCGCCCATCGCCAGCCTGGGCATGGGGGTGCACTCCCTGGCCAACCTCCCCACCAACTCCACCATCAAGAAGAAAGCTGCTATTATCATATTGGCTGTGGAG AAGCAGACGTTGATGCAGCACGTGCTGCGTTGTGACTTTGAGGCCTGTCGTCAGTACCTGGTGAACCTGGAGCAGGCTGTTCTCCTGGAGCAGAGTCCCCACGTCCTCCACTCCTTCCTGGGCCACCGCTGCGACGGCAACCGCAACATCCTCCACGCCTGCGTCTCCGTCTGCTTCCCCGTCAGCAACAAGGAGaccaaggaggaggaag AAGCTGAACGGTCTGAGAGGAATACGTTTGCAGAGAGACTGTCAGCAGTGGAGGCCATTGCCAACGCTATCTCTGTGGtgtctagcaacagctctgggaACAGGACCGGCTCTTCTAGCAGCAGAGG GCTGCGTCTGAGGGAGATGATGAGGCGCTCTCTGAGAGCAGCGGGGCTTGGCCGTCACGAGTCTGGCCCCTCCTCCAGCGATCACCAGGACCCCGTGTCCCCTCCCATCGCCCCACCCAGCTGGGTGCCCGACCCCCCTCCCATGGACCCAGACGGTGACATAGACTTCATCCTGGCCCCTGCAGTGGGATCTCTCACCACAGCCTCTACAGGGACCAGCCAGGGCCCCAGCACCTCCACTATACCAG GCCCCTCCTCTGAGCCTTCGGTGGTGGAGTCTAAAGACCGCAAGGCCAACGCCCACCTCATCCTCAAACTGATGTGTGACAGCATGGTTCTCAGGCCACACCTCCGCGAGCTGCTCTCCGCTAA ggATGCCCGTGGAATGACCCCGTTCATGCTGGCAGTCAGTGGGAGAGCTTACCCAGCTGCCATCACTGTTCTGGAGGCTGCGCAGAAAATGGCCAAGG tgggaGACCCTGGCATGACGGAGAAGGTGAATGCAGAGACTGTGTTCATGGAGATGATCTGTCCCTCGGGGACCAACCCTGACGACTCTCCTCTCTACGTCCTCTGCTGCAATGACACCTGCAGTTTCACCTGGACAGGAGCTGAACACATCAaccag GATATCTTTGAGTGCCGGACCTGCGGCCTGTTGGAGTCTCTCTGCTGCTGCACTGAGTGTGCCAGGGTGTGTCACAAAGGACACGACTGCAA ACTCAAGAGGACCTCTCCCACTGCGTACTGTGACTGCTGGGAGAAGTGTAAGTGTAAGACGCTGATCGCTGGACAGAAAGCTGCTCGCCTGGACCTTCTCTACAGACTGCTCACCACCACTAACCTGGTCACCAGCCCTAACAGCCG GGGGGAGCATATCCTTCTGTTCCTGGTGCAGACTGTTGCTAGGCAGAGTGTGGAGCACTGCCAGTACCGGCCCCCTCGCATCCGAGAGGACAGGAACCGCAAGGCTGCCAATGCTGAAG ACTCTGACATGCCGGACCATGACCTGGAGCCTCCTCGCTTCGCCCAGCTGGCCCTGGAGAGGGTGCTACAGGACTGGAACGCTCTCAAGTCCATGATCATGTTCGGATCCCAGGAGAATAAAGACCC GCTGAGTGCCAGCAGCCGTATCGCCCATCTCCTTCCAGAGGAGCAGGTGTACCTGAACCAGCAGAGTGGCACCATCCGCCTGGACTGCTTCACACACTGCCTCATCGTCAAGTGTGCCCCTGACATTACA TTTATTGACACCCTGCTGGGGACCTTGGTGAAGGAACTGCAGAACAAGTACACTCCTGGCCGGAGAGAGGAGGCCATCGTCGTCACCAGGAGGTTCCTGCGCTCCGTGGCCAGGGTGTTTGTCATCCTCAGCGTCGAGATGGCCTCGTCCAAAAAGAAAAA TAACTTCATCCCCCAGCCCATTGGGAAGTGCAGGCGTGTCTTCCAGGCCCTGCTGCCCTATGCGGTGGAGGAGCTGTGTAACGTGGCAGAGTCCCTCATCGTGCCTGTGAGGATGGGCATCGCCCGGCCCACCGCCCCCTTCACCCTGGCCAGCACCAGCATTGATGCCGTGCAGGGAAGTGAGGAACTCTTCTCTGTGGAACCCTTGCCACCGAGACCCTCCCCAGACCAGTCCAGCAA tcctaGTCAGACTGCGTCGTCCTACATCATCAGGAACCCCCAGCCTCGCCGCAGCAGCCAGTCCCAGCCggtcagaggagggagagacgagGAGCAGGATGACATTGTGTCTGCTGATGTTGAAGAG GTGGAGGTTGTCGAGGGCGTTGCCGGGGAGGAGGATCACCATGAAGACCAggaggaacagggagaggagaaCGCGGAGGCAGAGGGACAGCATGATGAACATGATGAGGATG GAAGCGACATGGAGTTGGATCTGCTGGCTGCCGCAGAGACCGAGAGTGACAGCGAGAGTAACCATAGCAACCAGGACAATGCCAGCGGGCGGAGGAGTGTTGTCACCGCAGCAACTGCCGGCTCCGAAGCAG gTGCCAGCAGTGTTCCTGCCTTCTTTTCAGAGGACGACTCCCAGTCCAACGACTCAAGCGACTcggacagcagcagcagccagaGCGACGACGTGGATCAGGAGACCTTCCTATTGGACGAGCCCTTGGAGAGGACCACCACCGCCTCGCACGCCAACAGTGCTGCCCAGGCGCCACGCTCCATGCAGTGGGCCGTACGCAACACCCCCAGCCAGAGAGCAACGGGCAGCGCCCCCTCCAGCTCGTCCACCCCTGCTG CGAGCTCCACAGGTCTGATCTACATCGACCCGTCCAACCTGCGGCGTAGCAGCGCCATCAGCACCAGCGCCGCCGCTGCGGCTGCAGCCCTGGAGGCCTCCAACTCGTCCAGCTACCTGACATCAGCCTCCAGCCTGGCCCGGGCCTACAGCATCGTCATCAGACAGATCTCTGACCTGATGAGCCTCATCCCCAAGTACAACCACCTGGTCTACTCCCAGTACCCTGCTGCAGTCAAACTCACCTACCAGGACGCTGTCAACCTGCAG AACTTTGTTGAGGAGAAGCTGATCCCTACGTGGAACTGGATGGTGTCCATCATGGACTCTACAGAGGCTCAGCTGCGTTACGGCTCGGCCCTGTCCTCAGCGGGCGACCCCGGAcacccctcccaccccctccaCGCCTCGCAGCACTCCGCCCGCAGGGAGCGTATGACCGCCCGCGAGGAGGCTAGCCTCCGCACCTTAGAGGGACGCAGGTCTGG GCGTGCGGCCACTCTGCTGACAGTGCGTCAGGGGATGATGTCAGCGCGGGGAGACTTCCTGAACTACGCCCTGTCTCTGATGCGTTCCCATAACGACGAGCACTCTGACGTTCTGCCCGTGCTGGACGTGTGTTCTCTCAAACACGTGGCCTACGTCTTCCAGGCCCTCATCTACTGGATCAAAGCCATGAACCAGCAGACCACTCTGGACACAACACAGATGGACCGCAAGAG GAACCGTGAGATTCTGGAACTGGGACTGGACAATGAAGATTCTGAACATGAGAATGACGAGGACACCAATCAAA gctCCATGCTCCAGGATAAGGAGGATGACCCGGTCCCTGCTGAGACGGGACAGAACCACCCGTTCTTCCGGCGCTCTGACTCCATGACCTTCCTGGGCTGTATCCCCCCCAACCCCTTCGAGGTCCCCCTGGCCGAGGCCATCCCCCTGGCAGACCAGCCTCATCTCTTGCAG CCCAATGCAAGGAAGGAGGATCTGTTTGGCCGTCCTAGTCAGGGCCTGTACTCGTCCTCGTACACAGCAAGCAAAGGCCTGGCCGAGGCCACCCTGGACCGCAGCTGCCTGGAGGTTAACATGGGATCCTCTCAG ATCCTACCCACCAAGATGTCCTACTCAGCCAACCTGAAGAACGTGATGAGTATGGAGACTAGTCAGCGCGGCCGAGAGGACCAGCCCATGGACCAGGAGCTAGTGGCTCCAAAGCCAGGCCCCTCACCGCACGACCTAGCTGCCCAGCTAAAGAGCAGCCTCCTGGCTGAGATAGGCCTCACCGAGAGCGACGGACCCCCGCTCCCTTCCTTTAG accCCACTGTAGTTTCATGGGGATGGTGATCTCCCATGACATGCTGCTGGGCCGCTGGCGTCTGTCTCTGGAGCTGTTCGGACGCGTCTTCATGGAGGACGTTGGAGCAGAGCCTGGATCG ATCCTGACCGAGCTGGGGGGCTTTGAGGTGAAGGAGTCTAAGTTCCGCCGGGAGATGGAGAAACTCCGTAACCTCCAGTCCCGTGACCTTGCCCTGGAGGTGGACCGTGACCGTGACCAGCTGATCCAGCAGACCATGAGGCAGCTCAACACCCACTTTGGCCGGCGCTGCACCACCACACCCATGGCTGTGCACCGCGTCAAGGTCACCTTCAAGGACGAGCCGGGCGAGGGTAGTGGCGTGGCCCGTAGCTTCTACACTGCCATCGCCCTGGCCTTCCTGTCCAATGACAAGCTGCCCAACCTGGACTGTGTGCAGAGTGTCAGCAAGGGCATGCAGGCCAGCAGTACGTGTCATCACGATTACAACTCAAGTATGACATTGA ATCTGATGCAGCGGCTGAGGAACAGAGACCGGGAGAGGGAGCGGAGGAGTGGAGGGCTCCGAGCCGGCTCTAGGAGAGACCGAGACAG gGACTCGAGGAGACAGCTGTCCATTGACACCCGGCCCTTCAGGCCAGCCTCAGAGGGGAACCCCAGTGACGAACCTGACCCCCTGCCTGCCCACAGACAGGCCCTGGGAGAGAGGCTGTACCCCCGCGTCCACGCTATGCAGCCG GCGTTTGCCAGTAAGATCACAGGGATGCTGCTGGAGCTCTCCCCAGCCcagctgctgttgctgctggccAGTGAGGACTCTCTCAGGGCCAGGGTGGAGGAGGCCATGGAGCTGCTCATTGCACATGGAAG gGAAAATGGTGCTGACAGCATACTGGACCTGGGTCTCCTGGAGGCTCCTGAGAAAGCACAG CAGCAGGAGAACCGTAAGCGTCATGGCTCCACCCGCAGTGTGGTGGACATGGAGCTGGATGACCCTGAAGACGGAGACGACAACGCTCCCCTGTTCTACCAGCCTGGGAAGAGAGGATTCTACTCTCCCCGGCCCGGCAAGAACACAGAGGCCAGGCTCAACTGCTTCAGGAACATCGGCAG AATACTAGGGCTGTGTCTGCTGCAGAATGAGCTCTGTCCAATTACCTTGAACAGACATGTCATCAAGGTGCTGCTTGGCAGAAAG gTGAACTGGCATGACTTTGCCTTCTTTGACCCGGTAATGTACGAGAGCCTGCGGCAGTTGATCCGTCACTCTCAGGCTGGAGAGGCGGAGGCTGTGTTTGCAGCCATGGACTTGGCCTTCGCAATAGACCTGTGCAAAGAGGAAGGGGCTGGACAG GTGGAGCTGCTGTCAGGTGGGGTCAACATGCCTGTGACTCCTCTCAATGTTTACGAATACGTGAGGAAGTACGCCGAACACAGGATGCTGGTAGTCGCCGAGCAACCTCTTCAT GCGATGAGGAAGGGTCTGTTGGATGTCCTTCCTAAGAATGCCCTGGAGGACCTGACAGCTGAGGACTTCAGGCTGCTGGTCAACGGCTGTGGAGAGGTCAACGTGCAGATGCTCATCAGCTTCACGTCCTTCAACGATGAATCTGGTACAAAGACCttggcccgtattcacaaagaatCTCAGA GGGAAAATGCTGATAAGTTGTTGCAGTTCAAACGCTGGTTTTGGTCCATCGTGGAGAAGATGAGCATGACTGAGAGGCAAGATCTG gTGTACTTCtggacctccagtccgtctctgCCAGCCAGTGAGGAAGGCTTCCAGCCCATGCCCTCCATCACCATCAGGCCTCCGGACGACCAGCACCTGCCCACGGCCAACACCTGCATCTCGCGCCTCTACGTGCCACTCTACTCCTCCAAACAGATTCTAAAACAGAAACTCTTACTAGCCATTAAGACCAAGAACTTTGGTTTTGTGTAG